The genomic window GAACCAACGGATTGATCGTAAAGGCTTGTAATGCCGTGCCATAATCACCTGTGACAGCAGCTTCGATCGTCAGCAATTCCATGTTTTTCATCACTTGTAACCAGCCACGTTCAGCTGGTGGTAATGATCCAAATGCAACATTCCTTGCTCCTTGCGCTCCTACATAGGCTGTTACTTCGACTACACAGTCCGCTGGTAGATCAGGAACCGCGCCATTGTTTTTCGTTGAGACCACGATTTGGGTTTCTTTATTGCCGTAAATCGAAGCAATCGTTTCACATGCCGCATCCGAATAATAGGCACCGCCTCGTTGTTGTAATTGTTCTGGTTTGTGATCAAGTTGTGGGTCTTTGTAAAGTTCAAACAACTCTGCTTCTGTTTGTTTGACTTGCTGTGCCCGAGTGCCGATCGTGCGGTATTCTTCTAACGCATGAGCCAACATTTCTTCTTCACGATAGTAATAGCGATGATACCCACAAGGAATCATTTGCATTTGGTCAAGTTGCTCTCTGAAAAATGGTACATCGAAAATATTTTTTGGTAATCCATTATCTTCGGCATAAAGTTGTTCGATCAGATCTCCTGTCCGATCATTTCCATTGGCATCCGCTACTTTGTGCCAATGGAAATGGTTTAGTCCAGCAAATTTATAGATCAAATCTTCTTTCTTTTCACTGATCATCACCGGTTCTGTCATCATCGCCATGACTGGAACATTGCATAAACCAATGACTTTATCCCATTTTCCATAACGAACGACTGCTTCAGTCACCATACCACTTGGATTGGCAAAGTTGATCAACCAAGCATTCGGACAAAGACGTTTCATATCTTCTACGACTGCTAAAATGATCGGGATCGTACGAAACGCTTTGAACATGCCGCCTGCACCATTCGTTTCTTGTCCCAACATGCCGTAATAAGCAGGAATACGTTCATCTTTCACACGAGCATCTAACTGACCGACGCGAAATTGTGTGGTGACAAAGTCAGCATCTTTCAACGCTTCTTCACGATCTAACGTTGCGTAGATTTTCACGTCGTAAGGAGAAGCATCCCACATCCGTTGAGCCATTTCACTGACGATCGCTAATTTTTCACGACCAGCTTCAACATCAACTAACCAGATCTCACGAATCGGCAATTCATCGTAACGTTTGATAAATCCTTCCATTAACTCTGGTGTGTAGCTACTTCCGCCACCAATTGTCGCAATCTTGATTCCTTGATTCATATCCTCACTCCTTCTTCTTTTTTACAACTCTATTATCATTTTTGTAAATAAAAGACACAATACTTTTTAATTACTTTGCATATTCATTTACAAAACGAGCGATTATCTTGCGATTATTTGTAAATTTATTGCGCATAACAGAATACTGATCTACGGAGAAAATATTTGATTAACCAACATTTTATATTACATAACCTCAAAAGATAGACTCCTAAATTAGGGGATTCCTTTTATTGACACACCGAATAATACCGTTTACAATTATTTTACATATTTTTCATAAAAACGTAAAAAAGAGGATAAAATCATGCTATTAAAGGAAAAGCTCAAACAAATCAACTTCTCACCTTCAGAAAGTGAAGTTATTCGCTTTCTTCAAACAAATGAAACAACGTTAGCCGATCAAACAATTCAACAAATTGCAGCGACTTGTTACGTCCATCCTTCTACGTTGATTCGGATCGCTAAAAAAATGGGGTTTCACGGGTGGGTCGATTTTAGAGATGCGTTCATTGCCGAAACCGAATACCTTCAAGGGAATTTTCAAGAAGTAGATGCCAACCTCCCTTTTTCCGAAAATGAGGGAATCATGACGATCGCCAATCGAATTGCATCCCTTGAACGAATGACGATCCAAGACACCTTATCGTTGTTGCTGCATGATGATCTCCAACAAGCCAAACAGCTTTTGTTACGTTCCAATAAGATCGTTTTATTTTCTAGTGATACCAACACACTGATCGCTCAATCATTCAAATTGAAGATGAATCGCATCAAGCAGGAAGTGACCATTGTTCCGACTTCTGGCGAGTCTTATTATGACGCCTACAATTGTCAGCCTGAGAACTGTGCGATCTTGATCTCTTATACTGGTGAAAATCAGATGATGTTGCGGACTGCTGAAATATTGAAGGAAAAGCATGTGCCGATTTTATCGTTGACAAGCATTGGTGAGTCGAGCTTATCAACAGCAAGTGACGTCGTGCTGCGGTTGACCACACGAGAACGGTTGTACTCAAAGATCAGTAGTTTCACGATCAATACGTCGATTTCCTATTTGTTGGATGTTCTGTATAGTTGTGTCTTCGCTGAACACTACCGCGAAAACCTCGATTATTTGATTGAAGTCGGTCAAAAAGTCGACACCCGCCAAATCAGCTCGTCGATCATGAAAGAAGAACTCTTCACTGATCCACTCGAGCCAGGTGATTAGGTCGTGTGCCAAGCTGAAAAGCAACTCCTTTAGCAACGAATAAATGACTTCCTCAGAAAAAACCGTAACATCCAAATCATGAGGGAGTTCCTCGGATGTTACGGATTACTTCTCGGAGAGAGACCTTCCGAACATGATCATCTGTGGAAAAATGCTTGGTGTCTTTCATTCATCCCTTATAAAACCTTGATTTTATAGGCTTTTTACTCAGTTATGTCAGGGCGGTGATCAACTCATCCCCACTTGTCACGATCTTCGATTGATTCTCGACGATATCTAGATAATCTGCTGAATTTGTAATAATGACAGGGGTTTCTACACTGTATCCTTCACTTTCAATTGCATTGATATCAAAACGCAATAAGACGTCCCCTTGTTTCACCGAATCCCCTTGTTTCACAAATGCTTCAAAATGCTTTCCTTGTAATTGTACCGTATCTAAACCGACATGGATCAACAGCTCTAAACCACTTGCGGAAACTAAACCGATCGCATG from Enterococcus sp. DIV1094 includes these protein-coding regions:
- a CDS encoding 6-phospho-beta-glucosidase; this encodes MNQGIKIATIGGGSSYTPELMEGFIKRYDELPIREIWLVDVEAGREKLAIVSEMAQRMWDASPYDVKIYATLDREEALKDADFVTTQFRVGQLDARVKDERIPAYYGMLGQETNGAGGMFKAFRTIPIILAVVEDMKRLCPNAWLINFANPSGMVTEAVVRYGKWDKVIGLCNVPVMAMMTEPVMISEKKEDLIYKFAGLNHFHWHKVADANGNDRTGDLIEQLYAEDNGLPKNIFDVPFFREQLDQMQMIPCGYHRYYYREEEMLAHALEEYRTIGTRAQQVKQTEAELFELYKDPQLDHKPEQLQQRGGAYYSDAACETIASIYGNKETQIVVSTKNNGAVPDLPADCVVEVTAYVGAQGARNVAFGSLPPAERGWLQVMKNMELLTIEAAVTGDYGTALQAFTINPLVRSGATAKRMMDELFIAHQEYLPQFKEAIDRLIAEGIEVQDELARELSEKRVVEEV
- a CDS encoding MurR/RpiR family transcriptional regulator, which encodes MLLKEKLKQINFSPSESEVIRFLQTNETTLADQTIQQIAATCYVHPSTLIRIAKKMGFHGWVDFRDAFIAETEYLQGNFQEVDANLPFSENEGIMTIANRIASLERMTIQDTLSLLLHDDLQQAKQLLLRSNKIVLFSSDTNTLIAQSFKLKMNRIKQEVTIVPTSGESYYDAYNCQPENCAILISYTGENQMMLRTAEILKEKHVPILSLTSIGESSLSTASDVVLRLTTRERLYSKISSFTINTSISYLLDVLYSCVFAEHYRENLDYLIEVGQKVDTRQISSSIMKEELFTDPLEPGD